ggggggggggaggaggggggaccCGCCGCCACCACCCAGGGGTACAAAGTCCATAGCAGCAAACTCAAGATAAAGCTGCGGAGACCAACCTCCTGCCAAAGCCAAACAGGGATTCACTTCCCTGGGCGCGGAGCTGAGACCTTAAAGGGCCTCTGGGGAGCTGCGGCACTGGTTCACCAGCACTGCTAGGACCCCCTGTGTGGGGATGCAGAGCATGGCAGCCTGCAGAGATGCTCCCCTGccccttctccttttcctcctgcttctttcCCCACCCGAATGATTTTGCAGAGATAGAAACCACCGGTGCAATAACCTGTGCACCAACACGGCCTCTCCCAGCACCGCCACCAGCTTGTGGTGGAGCCTGGCCACCTCCTCTGACAAATTGCCATCACTATGGATTTCCACTGCTGTCCTGACCCTGTTCCCAGAGACCTACCTAATGCAGGAGCCACCTGCACCCCTCAGGGCTCCCGATGGAGCCCCAAAACAAGACACAGCCCCTGGGCAGCGAGGTGCTTGGACTACACGGGTAGCAGGGGTCTGGTCCAGTCCACGCAGAGGTGGGATGCTGCGTTGGTGCCCATCCCCGAAGTCACATCGGCAGGCAGGAAAGCCTTATGGCATGTAAGAAGTAACGCAGAAATACAACAAAGACGTTTTGCCTCACGTCAGAGACTCTGATAAATTTTACCCTGACTGTTGCCAGAGCTGAAGCCGGACTAAATGGCTTTTAGGAGACTCGTCAGGTGTTCAGGGCTTGTGAAAACTAGGACATCCTGACTTGCCTCTGGCTAACTCCTTTGTGAGAGCCCAGCCAAAGGTTCTCCACCTCTAAATTGGGGTGTAATGACACTTGCCCCCCCTCTTTCACGAAGCTTCACCTCTTTCTGATCTAAGTAGGAAAATAATTCACCGCGCGGATCATAAAAGTCATCAAAACGGCAACCCGGGGTGAACTGAGCCGCAGATGGAGGGAAGGGCGCGGACGCTCGGAAAATGAGAGGTGGAGAGAAAAATAGCTGTCATCTGGAGCTCTTTCCCCTGTAGGGTTAATGTTCACTCCCCCCTTCGCCATCCTTtgctcttcccctccctgcccgtGATTCCCAGCCATTGGCTGTCTCTGTAGGTTTAGGCTAAAAAGCCTGTAATTAGGACCCCGGCTGACACAGATCCAGTTTCCTGGGcagagcagattaaaaaaaaaaaaaaaaaaaaaaaaaaaagagagagagagaagaaaaaaaaattgtttccctGCCTGAGCTTGGATGTTTTCCTTTCGCTTTGCAAAGTTTTCCCGGCTCAGCCTCCATTCCCTCCCCTCCGCcggagcggggcgggccggcggcggcggggctggagCGGGCGGCGGAGCGCGCAGCGGCGGAGCCCGGGGACCGGAGCGCCGGGAGGGGGCAGGTAGGTgaggctgggggcgggggggggggtgtcctgGGGTGGGTTACGTGTTGGGCTGGAGTTGGGGGGCAGCGGGAGAGTCCCCGTCCGGGAATTGttgcaggggaaggggaggcgaaggaggggagagggagggggttTTGGCTGTTCTTTGGGAGAAATAACTAAGGGAAGGGGAATGGTATTGCTCCCCCCGTgggcttttttggggggaaaatgTCCCCTGAGAGCAGGAGACGATGTCCACTCCATCACCAGACTCTGCCACCCCGGGCCGTGCGGACAGGTGCgtgggcagggagctgccagggctgcccacctCCCTCGGCCACCCAGGGGACCAGGGTCTCCACCAAGGTGTGCTGGCTCCGCCATCCCTCCTCCACCCGGGATTCAGCGGGAATGGGATGTTTTGGGCTTGGCGATGGAGGTTTTCACTGGAGGGGGCTGGGCCCCATCACACACCGACATGCCGGGATGAAATCCGGTGGCGGCAGGGGGCTCGGGGGCTGGGTTCGGACCAGCGGGTGTACGAATGGCTGAGTTACGGTGGGTTAATGGGTACCCAGGGCAGCCAGCCGTGCCTGTGCTCTCACGAGGGGGGAAAACACACGAAGAAAAGCCTTTTGCAGCACTGGCACATCCCCCTGGAGAGCAAATAGGCCATGACGTTGGCCATGGTCCCCTCCGGTGATGTGGAGGACATGGTGCCATATGGCGGAGTGGGATGCTGAGACACCCCCCTATCATTCGggggggctgcacagcccctgtccctccacactgctggcccatgaGACTGCTGTGcccggccagcagcacccaagcGTTGCTCCGCCAGCAGCACCCAAGCGTTGCTCCACCTCGTGCCATCACAGGTCCAAAAGCCACCCCTGGCTCCTTTGTGAGACAGGCTCCAGCtcaggcagcctggctggggctgcgTTGCAGGATTAGCTGCTCTGGCTTGCCTTGCCAGCCATCATCAGCTTATCTCACCCCAGAAAAAGATGCATCTTTATTGTTCTGCATCTTTATTTCCATGTACCTTCGTTGCAGCTGTGTTGACAGGAGCTCAAACAAAAACAGGTTATCCTGTGGGTGAGGTGGTGAATACAGAACTATGCCTCTGAAAGCTGCCAGGGGTTTTGGGTGCTTGAAAGGGGATCCGATCTTTTTGGTGATGGCAAGCTGTTGTGTTTCCTCAGGGTGGCGGAGCTAGGGAGTGTTGGGTGCTTCTGAAAAATAGGCTAGAGGGGTCTGAAGGTGGGTCTGCTGAGATGAAGGGGTGACTTTAGAAAACCAAAAGCTGGGGCAGAGATGCAGATCAGCCCCTGGCCACGCTGGGAAGGGGGAGCCTGTGCTGAATGCGAATGGGCCAGGGTGGCTGCACTGCAAGTTAATGTGTGACCttggcaggagagggctgggaGCCTGCACATGCTCCCATGGCCAGCTGGAGACAGGGCTGCTCCTGGGGAGCCAAATAAGATTAATATTTCCATGCATTTTAGCTTCTCCTACCCAGGGAGCTGTGACTGCTTCGCAAAGGGCTGTAGCTACTGTGGGGAACATGCTCAGAGCAGTCAGGGGAGTCCTGCGGAGCCTCCATGGCTGCTTGCAGCCGTGCTAACACAGAAAGGCAGGGGAGCATGGTGGGGACATTGCCCATCCTTCAGAGAGCACCAGGGAGCAGAGCAATCAGTCTGGAGGAGCTTCCACAGGCAGGACAAGAGGCTTTTAAAGCAAAGGTAAATGAATGCCAGTGGCACTCAGCCTGCTCAGCTGGCTCATCACACGTCCCTTCCTGGGGGATGCACCTCCAGCGCTTGGGtctgtgctggcagggaggagcagcTCCCCCAAAGTGCCCTCCTGCCATCTCTTCCGATGCCTGGTCCAGACTTTCCTGCCACTGCTTGAGAgcagagacaggctgggagCATCCCGGTATCCTTTGCAGGACTGCCCGGAGGCAGCaagggagggcaggaaggaagaggggacagggagcagaggagacAGACCTGTCGGGGCTGCCTGGCTCCTTAGCATGGGAGGCGCGTACCTCTGTCACTGTCTGGGGCTAATTACAGGGACTTGTCTACGGCCCAGACAGCTGCCAGCCGGTGTAATCACATCAaactgggctgggctctgcagcacaTCCCCATGGATTCACAGCGGGCAGGAGCCCTGCCCTCCCTACTGTCCCCCATCATCACCCTGCTGGGCTCCCTGCTGACAGCCCTGTGCATCCTGCCACGGGGCTGGGGCCACACAAGCACCACCAGCGCCGCTGCATCCACGGAGCATCCGAGGGGTCTGTTTACAGCAAAGCCCCAACAGATTAGACAAATGCAGCTTAGAGGCTTAATAAGGCAAGCACAGCCCAGGACTGCCATCCACCTCCCatggggaaggaaaagcagagatgcaTGTTACCCAGAGAGGTGTGTTACCCTCACTCAGCATCCACATGGATACATGCAGTCCTCCTGCACAGCTGTAGAGCTGGGGCTGCTTACTGgcccaacagcagcagtggtaCAGTGGTCCTTCAACAAGTCAGCAAGGCCAGGACTGTCTTTGAGCTGCAAATACACAGAGTTGAGTCAGATTATTtcatccccatcccctccagAGCTGTacacagctttgaggagcaGCACCATGCAACCAGCCCTGCAGACTTTCTGAGCTAACCCCAGGACCAACAgaccccaaaccccaacaaagAGCAAGCAGCCCTTTTGTTTTATCCTGCTGATGAGTCAATCTGTGGCGTTAATCATTGAcccaggtgcaggcagggaaacTTGAGCTGCCCCAGGCTGATGCCacctgcttccagctgcagagctggctaCTTTGGGTGCAACATCCCCAGCACCCCATGATGCTACAGAGGAAGGGGCAGCTGTGGTGGAAGGAGCAcactgggagcaggggctgagctgggggtgTTGAAGCTGTTAGTGGGACAAGTGGggatgctggtgctgggcaggatGACCCTGACAGCATGGGCTGGCAGTGGGGGATAAAGTAGATGTGCAGAAGTAGCATCCCGTTGTGGAGTGAACCGGTCCTCACGGTGGCAGTGATGCAGGAAGACCTAGGTGCATGGCCTGGGGGTTATCGCCCCTCAACCCTGAGCCTGTGCCAAGCCACTTGCTGTGTAAAAtgctttccagagcagctgATCAATCCAGGGTGGGCACTGCACAGAGTGAATCCCTGGCGCTGTTTGGTCACAACACCGGGACTtgcccccagagcagcagctcagtcCATCCCACCCACATCCCACCCTTGCTCCCCATGCCGGGGCAGTAAGCGTGGGCACAGGGTGTCAGGCTCCAGGCTGGTGTCCAGGGAGCCCCAGGAGCCACCAAACACCATCTCGCCTTTGTTTTGGAAAGCCAAGCCAGGAAGGAAGCGAGCAGAGAAGAGCAGTGCGTGGGGAGGAGGGGACGGGAGCCGATGGGTTTCCACTGCGTAACCATCAGCCCGGCGAGGTGGTGGCGGCCGGGCGAGCTGGCCGCCCAGGCAGGAACAGCCACTCGGGGCAGAACAATAGCAGCCCGAGgggaataaattattttccactgAACTGCACTAGACCTCCGTCTCCTCCCACTGTCCCACTGAGGGCCAGGCCACTAGACCAGGGATTAGCTGTTGCCAGCAAACGACTGGTGGCAGCCAGGGAGAATCTCCTGCTGTGAGTGAGCGAACGGCCAGTGCTATTTCCCAAAACCTGTTGTGCCGTTTTCCAAAACCTGTTCTAGCTGGAGAACCCAGGGTCTTCCCAGCTCAGCTTCAACCCATCAACATCCTATCGGCGCCTCCTGCTTGGCAGAGaaagccccagccctgccaagcaCCCATGCCCTCGGTGTGGGCTTGCTTATAACCCCTGCAGAGAAAGGAGCAGCCCCCAAAAGCCCTTGGAATTCTGCAGGGGTTCAGCCAAGGGTCCTGAGGTCGTGGTAGTGCTGAGCATCATCCTGGCTGGGCCTGCCCTGGGGTCCCTCCCTGGGCTGAGGGGCTGCTCATCCTGCTGCCACGTGGAGACAGGTCCGCGCTGGGCAGGTGGGATGATACATGTCCTGGGGAtggccccctgccccctgcctcGCCGGGGGtctcaccagctctgctcctctctccccagctcATGTCCCTGCCGAGCCCCGCATGGCCCCAGCGGGACGAGCCTCCCCCCTGCAGCACCGCCACCGGGCTGCCGCCGGCCTCGTCCGACAGCGACTCCGGTTGTGCCCTGGAAGAGTACCTGGAGCCCCCCGCGGACCCCGTGCCCCCTGAGGTGGGCAGCACCCCGGCTCTCCCTgggctccctctgctccccaccctCCTCAAGCCCTGCGGGTGCCATCCAGGGGTGGTACCCACAGCAGAGCATCCCCAGCCCCGGGATGAAATAGGTTTTAGCAGCTTGGAGCAACGCAGCTTGATCGCCCTAAAAAATCTGCTTGTGTTTCTCCCGTGCCACATCCCAAGGTCCCGCTGTGCTTCGGCACCTGCTCGCCGCCGCCTGCCTCTCCTGCCGACAGGATCCAGCTCCGTGCCAgagccctcctgcagcagctgccgcCTCAGGACTGCGATGTAAGACACCTATTTGTTGGGTGCTGCCCACCCCGGGCTTCACCCACCGTGCACCACCTCACCTCCACCTCCCCGTGCAGGAGCGGTACTGCCCTGACCTCgcggaggaggagaggaggcagctACGAGCCTTCAGCGCCCGACGGAGACGGGaggcgctggggcaggggctggcatgTCCCGTGCCGGGTCCTTGCCATGGCTGTCCCTGCAAGAAGGTGAGGCATCCCCCCAGCACCCATTCCCCGGCGGGGACCTGTCCCCAGAAGCCAGCCTGGCCCCAAACCCCGCGTCCCTCTGCCTTGCAGTGCGGCAGGAAGCTGAACAAAGGGGACCCGGGGGTTTCAGCATCTCGGCTGGGGGACCAGTTCTGGCACCCGTCCTGCTTCTCCTGCCATTTCTGCCACCAGCCGCTGGTGGACCTCATCTACTTCCAGCAGGATGGGAGGATCTACTGCGGCAGGCACCATGCTGAGCTATTCCGGCCCCGCTGTGCCTCCTGCGACCAGGTGAGTGCCGGGCAGGGGAGAGGCTTTTACATCCcttgtgctgctgttgctgcacaCGCTGAAAGAACCACTGATGGGCAGGAGGAAAGGCTCCTTCCTCAGCCTTGCAGCGAGCCCCATGCCCATGCCAAGGCATGGGGGCTCCTCCTCGCTCCTCGGCACAGCAAAGCACCCTCCGGGCTGTGGGTTTTCTATCTGGGTGCTTAggggatggggtttttttcatcctccAGCTGATCTTCATGGAGGAGTGCATCGAGGCGGAGGGCCGGcgctggcacctggagcacttCTGCTGCCTGGAGTGTGACGTGCCCCTGCGTGGGCAGCGCTACGTGATGAAGAGTGGCCGGCCCTGCTGCTGCGGCTGCTTTGAGAGCCTCTTTGCCGAGCCATGCCAAGCCTGTGGAGACCCCATCGGTATGGCCCCTGTCCCCCCCAAACCCTGGGCAGGGTGCGCTGGGGCTTCCCTGCCCGGGCAGGCAGCAcctgggctgggagggctgcagagccagagccCCGCGGCTCGGCTTGGCGCGGAGGATGGGGTTTGGCACACAACCATGGGAAGAGCCTCCCCCTCACCCGTGGTTGCCCCTCAGGTGCCGACAGCGAGGAGGCCACCCACCAAGGGCTCCACTGGCATGCCCGAGCcgcctgcttctgctgcagcctctgccgAAAGCCGCTGCGTGGGCAGCCCCTCACCTCCCGCCGCGGCCGGCTCTTCTGCTCCGAGacctgcagcctggggcaggaTGCATCCTCCACCGCCTCCGACTCCTCCGACTCCGCTTTCGCCTCGGCTCCGTCCCCTGACTCGACACCCCTGTCCAGAGCCAGCCCCGGCAGCAGGACCACGCCGGGGACGGGCAGCACCTCGgcggccgggggctgcaggcagcgggTGGAAGGGGCTGGTAGGGatcctgctgctccacttgCCACGTGGCACGAGGGGAGCGGGAGCAAAGCCAGGCTCTGGGGTGGTTTATGGGTTATGTCGCATGGGTGCAGCCCAActcagggctggagcagcagccacgagcccccagcccacctcccaCAGCAGGGCGAGTGCTGGGGGCTGCGGTTTGGTTGGTACAACCCTCTGTTGCAGCCTGAAGCGCTGTGtgaggggctgtgcagggcaggctcagccttcctcttcctcacccatccttgctttctttcttccagaGGCTTTTTTGGATCAGGCCCCTGTGCATCCTGCATTCAGGAGCCTGGAGGACTGTGGAGCAGCTGCTAAGGAGCGGAGCAGGGATGCTGCGCACACAGGGATGCTGGGGCCACCAGCCGGCCACCCCTccgccccccagcccagcgcagaGGGTCCCAACGAGCCTGGAGCCTTGGGCCACCCAGTTTCAGGGGTCCCTGACCCCCGAACACCCACAGGCAATGGAACCCCGCAGTTCCAAGCGGGCACAccccctgccaggcacagcccacAGCCAGAGGACATCGACCTGCAGGACATCACGGAGGAGGACGACTCCTGGTGTCCCACCTGCTCTTCATCTTCGGACTCAGACTCGGAGGAAGAGGGTTTCTTCTTTGGGAAGCCCATTCCCAAGCCCGGGATGAGttccctgggcagggagcccccggggagggctgggggcaggacGGCGAAGCTGCGGGGCAGCAGCAAGCACTGCAGTGTATCCTAGCAGTGGGGACCCGGGGGCCCTTGGCTGGCACTGCCGTCCCACCGGTCCCTGCCGGGTCCTGCCAGCCGCTGCCATAGTCTTAACAGGTTCCACGTGCGTTTTGGACGCAGCCCAAGGCTAGTGGGGAGAAGCTGCTGGGATCCTTCCCCCCggcagctgctggcaaagcaCAGCCTGCAATTCCTGCCGGCCTCTCCCGCAATTAGGAACTGGTAAAGCAGGTAGGGAGCAGAGAGCCGGCAGCCCGGGCCAGGGCTCCCATCTCAGACACGGCGGCAGCCCCGGAGAGCAGCCGCACGCAGGGGAGGGCGGCCGGGTGCTTAAGAcaaaggcagctgcctgcatcgTCCcgctggggggctgctgctgaggaccCATGGCGACAGGAGGGGTGCTGGCCACCAGGCTCGGATCCTTCCCTCAGACACCTCCCTGAAGGATGAGCAACACTGCCAGATGCTCTCCCTCCCTGGTGGCACCGTGTCCTGCAGCCACCACGGGGAGGGGACCAGGGGCGATGCTCCAATAAAGTTTGGCTGAAATCCCAACGCAGGAGAGCCACCACACgtctgccccttcctcctcatCCCAGGGTCACCGCGGCACTGACCGTGCCACCAGAGCAGCATGAGCCCCAGGGGTGGCCGCTGCCCTCTGTCACAACCAGGGGTCCCCCACGGTGGGTTCACTGTGGGACCCCTCCCTCACCGGCCCCAGGAGAGCGAGACCAGAACGACAGCAAAACAAGGGCTGCAAAGATCACAGCCAGTTTATTATTAGATTTAAAGCCAAGAACAACCCCCAGGGTTTCTGGGCACATCCCTGTGAACCAGGAACAGAGCGTGGAGCCAGGGTGGCTGGGAGCTCCCTGCAGCCGctctccctcccaccacccTCCAGTCAAACCAGCTCCCCCTTTTGCTGCCCATACAGGTCTGGGCAGGGCTAAAACTaagcatcccccccccccccccctcctcctccatctccaaGAGGGATGGTGGGACCACACCAGCATGTCCATAGTACCTTGCCCCGAGGGTTCAACACCATCACAAGCACCCCTATGCACCAACACGGCCCCCCAtcacccccccagccctggctggtgAGAGGGGGTGTCTGTCCGCTTGCCCTGGCCACCCCCTCAGTGGCTGAGGGTGGATGAGTCGTAGTTGTTGATGAAGtcctccagctcctggaggTGATGGATCCGGCCCTGGCGGAGGTTGGCCCTCAGTGCCAGCCCCAGCGCCGCCTCCATGGAGGGCTCTTTGTGCAGCAACATTGTGGCCACCACCGCGATGGTCAGGCTAAACTGCTGGTAGGACTGCAGGGGAACGGCACGAGGTCAGCACAGGGCACCCCAAAacctcccagccagcagcatgcagcCCCGTCCAGGGATATTTTTCCCTCTGAGGTGGGTTCATGAACCCTCTGACAGCATCTGAGCCCCTGCAAACTCCTTGCCCATGAGCACCTTCCCCTGCACCCACCATCACCAGGAGGGGTTTCTCCTCAGCGACCCCAAAGATGCCAAATTCATGTCCCCCCATCACCCAACACTGCTTCTCCCACCGCGGTTCAGAGGGTCCTCGGGTGAGCTCCCCCCCACTGCAGCTAGCCCCAGACCCCTGCACTCCTCGGCCAGGGGCCACCGGGACTCACCAGCTCGATCTCCTCCTTCCTGGCGAGGATGGCGGCGGAGCGGAGGTccatgctggctggggagggtgtTGGGAGCGTGGAGCAGAGCTTCTGCTGGTCACCTGCATCCTGCGTGGTGGAAAAGGTGAGGAAGGGTCAGATGCTTTGAAGGGGAGAGGGACTGGGCAAGGTTGGGGCCAAACAGGGGCTGCCCATACCGATTACTAGCCAGGGACCGGTCACCCTGCGGGGGAACCCGCTGGGACCTTGgctccctggggtgctggttTGCCACCCTTCCCTCGGGCGCGagagctgcccccagctctcccctccgcccagccctggcagcatgACCACCGAGAGCCCCACCAGCCATTTCTCTTCCCCATTAGGCAGTAATTAAGCTGCTCTGCAATGCTCTCATTTGCTTCGTTAAAGCTTGAGTCCCGGGGTCGTTCACGCTCCAGCACGCTCTCAAGCCTCTAGTTATTTTTTTGGCCTTTCTCCCAGCTGTCTCCCGTTTATCAGCATCTCCGGTGCAGCCAGCTACAGGCTCAAAGCAGCACTTTAACCCCAGCCCATAATCCTGCAAACAGGGAGGCCAGAGGGATATGAGGGATCCCACTCCACTgctcctgggctgtggcagTATCCCTGAGCCCTGGGCACCTGCCTCAGGGTGAGCGCGAGGGAGCAGAGGCACCCTGAGCCCCTTACTGGCTCCATCGCACTGGACCCAGGAGGGTGCAAGCTCGGCGTTGAGGTCTCTGGTGTGGTGCAGGTGTCCAAGGaagcctggctgggctgtgcaTCGGGCTCTGCGGCAGCTCCTGTCGGGACCTGCGAGTTTTcggatggctgaacacctccAAGATGCTGCGGGAGAgaatggggctgggggacacaggcagcgctgcccacacaccccctgcctgcagcagtgccctgaTGGGCTCCCACCCAGGGTGGGCAACCCACCCCATCGCCGGCAGCGTGTGCCTCggtttccccagctctgctctgcagatgcTGCCGTCCCTGGGAACGCGGATGCAGCTCAGCACCGACCTCTCCCACggagctggctgctgtgctgtccTTGGGGACAGGCTCCAGAGGGTCTGTGGGATCCGAGGGATGTGACCCGCCACCGGTGCCAGCCTCAGGGACACTTTGGCTGCACGGCTTTACCTGTTCAAAGGATTACAGATGCACTGCGGGGTCCGTGGGGAAAAAGGGGTTGCAAAGGGGACTGCAAGCTCCCACCACCCCTGGGCACCGCTTTTAGGTGGGAAGAGCAGACGCATTAGCTGGTACCTCAGGGTGCTTCTCTGTCTCAGCAGAGCTCTCCTCCAGGGGGGCTGGCTCCATTTCCAAAGCAGAGGggccctggctgtggctgcccGCAGGTTTCTCCTTGGTTTCCGACTCAACCTGGGGAGATGCAATGGTGTGAGACTGGGACACAGGTCTGTTCTGGGAAGaagagctgggagaggggacag
The window above is part of the Falco biarmicus isolate bFalBia1 chromosome 16, bFalBia1.pri, whole genome shotgun sequence genome. Proteins encoded here:
- the PRICKLE4 gene encoding prickle-like protein 4, which translates into the protein MSLPSPAWPQRDEPPPCSTATGLPPASSDSDSGCALEEYLEPPADPVPPEVPLCFGTCSPPPASPADRIQLRARALLQQLPPQDCDERYCPDLAEEERRQLRAFSARRRREALGQGLACPVPGPCHGCPCKKCGRKLNKGDPGVSASRLGDQFWHPSCFSCHFCHQPLVDLIYFQQDGRIYCGRHHAELFRPRCASCDQLIFMEECIEAEGRRWHLEHFCCLECDVPLRGQRYVMKSGRPCCCGCFESLFAEPCQACGDPIGADSEEATHQGLHWHARAACFCCSLCRKPLRGQPLTSRRGRLFCSETCSLGQDASSTASDSSDSAFASAPSPDSTPLSRASPGSRTTPGTGSTSAAGGCRQRVEGAEAFLDQAPVHPAFRSLEDCGAAAKERSRDAAHTGMLGPPAGHPSAPQPSAEGPNEPGALGHPVSGVPDPRTPTGNGTPQFQAGTPPARHSPQPEDIDLQDITEEDDSWCPTCSSSSDSDSEEEGFFFGKPIPKPGMSSLGREPPGRAGGRTAKLRGSSKHCSVS